One Thermicanus aegyptius DSM 12793 DNA segment encodes these proteins:
- the iolD gene encoding 3D-(3,5/4)-trihydroxycyclohexane-1,2-dione acylhydrolase (decyclizing), which produces MKTVRLTMAQALVKFLDNQYVSIDGREHKFIKGVMGIFGHGNVTGLGEALEYHRGGLAFIQGKNEQGMAHAAMAYAKQKNRLEIFACTSSIGPGALNMVTAAATATVNRIPVLFLPGDTFASRQPDPVLQQIEDPSDYTVTANDVFKPISRYWDRIARPEQLMTAALHAMRVLTDPAETGTVTLCLPQDVQCEAYDYPVEFFEKRVHYIERRTPTREALSRAVELIFRKKKPLIIAGGGVHYSLATRELIDFAETFGIPVTETQAGKSALPWDHPLNAGGVGVLGSLAANLLAKEADLVIAVGTRLSDFTTASKTAFANPDVEFLNINVSPLDAIKMNGQALLADAREALVALKEALQAKGYQTGYEQGRICELNEQWKREVDRLYAQELPHGLSQTRVLGEINSFIGETDIIVCAAGGLPGDLQRLWRCKQPKTYHLEYGFSCMGYEVSGAFGVKLAEPDREVYALVGDGSYLMLHSELVTSIQEGRKITVLLFDNHGFQCIHNLQRAHGSEGFGNEFRYRTAETGRLTGEYLSIDFAAHARSMGAKAYTARTVEELREALQQAKQESVTTLIDIKVVPGTNSDGYESWWRVGVSEVSASDKVRAAYAEMKQKVETARQL; this is translated from the coding sequence ATGAAAACGGTTCGCTTGACCATGGCACAGGCGCTCGTCAAGTTCCTGGACAATCAGTACGTCAGCATCGACGGCCGGGAACACAAGTTCATCAAAGGCGTCATGGGAATTTTCGGTCATGGCAACGTGACCGGGCTGGGCGAAGCCCTGGAGTACCATCGGGGCGGTCTTGCGTTCATCCAGGGGAAAAACGAGCAGGGCATGGCTCACGCGGCGATGGCCTACGCAAAGCAAAAAAACAGGCTGGAGATCTTCGCCTGCACCTCCTCCATCGGCCCGGGCGCGCTGAACATGGTTACGGCTGCGGCCACGGCGACGGTAAACAGGATTCCGGTGTTATTTTTGCCGGGAGACACTTTTGCCTCCCGTCAGCCCGATCCCGTGCTGCAGCAGATCGAAGATCCGTCCGACTACACGGTGACGGCCAACGACGTGTTTAAGCCGATATCCCGGTACTGGGACCGCATTGCCCGTCCGGAACAGCTGATGACCGCCGCCCTGCACGCGATGCGTGTGCTCACCGATCCGGCGGAGACGGGAACGGTGACGCTCTGCCTGCCCCAGGACGTGCAGTGCGAAGCCTACGACTATCCTGTCGAGTTTTTCGAGAAACGGGTCCATTACATCGAAAGACGCACTCCCACCCGCGAGGCGCTCAGCCGGGCCGTCGAGCTCATTTTCCGCAAGAAAAAGCCGCTGATCATCGCAGGCGGCGGAGTGCATTACTCGCTCGCCACCCGAGAGCTGATCGACTTCGCCGAGACCTTCGGGATTCCGGTGACCGAGACGCAGGCAGGCAAAAGTGCGTTGCCGTGGGACCATCCGCTCAACGCGGGCGGGGTCGGGGTGTTGGGCTCGCTCGCAGCCAACCTGCTGGCGAAGGAAGCGGACCTGGTGATCGCCGTCGGTACCCGGCTGAGCGACTTCACCACTGCGTCGAAAACCGCTTTCGCAAATCCGGACGTGGAATTTTTGAACATCAACGTTAGTCCGCTGGACGCCATCAAGATGAATGGCCAGGCGCTGCTCGCCGATGCAAGGGAGGCGCTTGTTGCCCTGAAAGAGGCGCTTCAGGCGAAAGGGTACCAAACCGGCTACGAGCAGGGGCGGATCTGCGAGCTGAATGAACAGTGGAAGCGCGAAGTGGATCGCCTGTATGCGCAGGAACTGCCGCATGGTCTTTCCCAGACACGGGTGCTGGGCGAGATCAACTCGTTCATCGGCGAAACAGACATCATCGTTTGCGCAGCGGGTGGTCTCCCTGGCGACCTACAACGCCTGTGGAGGTGCAAGCAACCGAAAACCTACCACCTGGAATACGGCTTTTCTTGCATGGGCTACGAGGTGTCCGGTGCGTTTGGAGTGAAATTGGCGGAACCGGACCGGGAGGTTTACGCCCTGGTGGGAGACGGCAGCTATCTGATGCTACATTCCGAACTCGTCACCAGCATACAGGAAGGGCGGAAAATCACTGTTCTCCTGTTTGACAACCACGGATTCCAGTGTATCCACAACCTGCAGCGGGCCCACGGAAGTGAAGGCTTCGGGAACGAATTCCGCTACCGTACGGCGGAAACCGGCCGGCTGACGGGAGAGTACCTGTCGATCGACTTTGCCGCCCACGCCCGCAGCATGGGGGCCAAAGCCTATACCGCCCGCACGGTCGAGGAACTCAGGGAGGCTTTGCAACAAGCGAAGCAAGAAAGCGTCACGACACTGATCGACATCAAGGTGGTCCCGGGGACGAACAGCGACGGCTACGAGTCGTGGTGGCGGGTTGGCGTGTCCGAAGTGTCGGCGAGCGACAAGGTAAGGGCGGCGTATGCGGAGATGAAACAGAAAGTGGAGACGGCCAGACAATTGTGA
- the iolE gene encoding myo-inosose-2 dehydratase: MGVREMKIGNIAFGIHPINWVGEDVREHGEHYTYQQVMDEIASLGFSGTEMSRKFPSDPEVLKRELSSRGLVLTSQWKSVLFSDPARLLEELRAYREHAQFLREMGCKVISTAEVGGSLHWDPRRTPYEKEVDRLDDEGWKHLVEGLNQAGEICREYGMYLVYHHHGGTVVERSEEIDRLMDMTDTELVFLLYDTGHAYYGGSDPLALLKKHFHRIKYVHLKDVRQDVLDRARQEGADFLTAVRRGVFTVPGDGCIDFAPILRELLERDWQGWALIEAEQDPSLANPYEYAQKTKAYIEQTVRDLRAEAGLKK; the protein is encoded by the coding sequence ATGGGAGTTAGAGAGATGAAGATTGGAAACATCGCATTCGGGATCCATCCGATCAACTGGGTCGGAGAAGATGTGCGGGAACACGGCGAGCATTACACCTACCAGCAGGTGATGGACGAGATCGCTTCCCTAGGCTTCAGCGGTACAGAGATGAGTCGGAAGTTTCCATCCGATCCCGAGGTGTTGAAGCGGGAACTTAGTTCGCGGGGGCTTGTGCTCACCTCGCAGTGGAAGTCGGTGCTGTTTTCCGATCCGGCACGCCTCTTGGAAGAGTTGCGGGCGTACCGGGAGCACGCCCAGTTTTTGCGGGAGATGGGGTGCAAGGTGATCAGCACGGCGGAAGTGGGAGGGTCACTGCACTGGGATCCTCGTCGCACCCCGTACGAAAAAGAAGTGGACCGTCTCGATGACGAAGGTTGGAAGCATTTGGTGGAAGGCTTGAACCAGGCCGGTGAAATCTGCCGGGAATACGGGATGTACTTGGTTTACCATCACCACGGCGGGACCGTTGTCGAGCGGTCGGAGGAGATCGACCGCCTGATGGACATGACCGACACAGAGCTGGTCTTCCTGCTGTACGATACGGGACACGCGTATTACGGGGGGAGCGACCCGCTGGCCCTGCTGAAGAAACATTTCCACCGGATCAAATATGTGCACTTGAAAGATGTCCGGCAGGATGTGCTGGATCGCGCGAGACAAGAGGGAGCGGACTTTTTGACCGCGGTGCGTCGGGGTGTATTCACCGTTCCTGGCGACGGCTGCATCGACTTTGCGCCGATCCTCCGCGAACTTCTGGAACGGGATTGGCAGGGATGGGCGTTGATCGAGGCGGAACAAGACCCCTCGTTGGCCAACCCCTATGAGTACGCCCAAAAGACAAAAGCGTACATCGAGCAAACCGTTCGGGACCTTCGTGCGGAAGCTGGGCTGAAGAAGTAA
- the iolB gene encoding 5-deoxy-glucuronate isomerase, with amino-acid sequence MADLIVRSRPVPDEEGNVLTITPELAGWEYVGFEVYRLRRGQRLHRETGERETCLVLLSGKANVTAGRQTWTNIGKRMDVFEKIPPYSVYVPSGDCYEVEALTDLELAVCSAPGKGSYPARLIAPEEIGVEIRGADNMERLIHNILPESKPADSLLIVEVFTPEGHWSSYPPHKHDQDRLPHESYLEETYYYRMRSAHGFAVQRVYTDDRSLDETMTVKNGDAVLVPRGYHPVSAPPGYEVYYLNVMAGPVRTWKFHNDPEHEWLFEKMKR; translated from the coding sequence ATGGCTGATCTGATCGTACGAAGCCGGCCTGTACCGGATGAAGAGGGCAACGTGCTGACCATCACCCCCGAGTTGGCGGGTTGGGAGTACGTCGGTTTTGAGGTCTACAGGCTAAGACGGGGGCAACGCCTGCATAGGGAGACAGGCGAGCGGGAAACCTGTCTCGTGCTGTTGAGCGGCAAGGCCAACGTCACGGCAGGGAGGCAAACGTGGACTAACATTGGCAAGCGGATGGACGTGTTTGAAAAAATTCCTCCTTATTCCGTCTACGTCCCGTCCGGGGATTGCTATGAAGTGGAGGCACTCACCGATCTGGAGCTGGCCGTCTGCTCGGCACCGGGGAAAGGCAGTTATCCCGCCAGGCTAATCGCGCCGGAAGAGATAGGCGTGGAAATCCGCGGAGCGGATAACATGGAGCGGCTGATTCACAACATTCTGCCGGAGTCCAAGCCGGCCGACAGTTTGCTCATCGTCGAAGTGTTCACGCCGGAGGGGCATTGGTCGAGCTATCCGCCGCACAAGCACGACCAGGATCGGCTGCCGCACGAGTCGTACCTGGAAGAGACCTACTACTACCGGATGCGTTCAGCGCACGGCTTTGCCGTCCAGCGAGTCTACACGGACGACCGGTCTCTGGACGAAACCATGACGGTGAAAAACGGCGATGCCGTGCTCGTTCCCCGCGGATACCACCCGGTGTCGGCGCCTCCGGGGTACGAGGTCTACTACCTGAACGTGATGGCCGGTCCGGTTCGTACCTGGAAGTTTCACAACGATCCCGAACACGAGTGGCTATTTGAGAAGATGAAGAGATAG
- the iolC gene encoding 5-dehydro-2-deoxygluconokinase: MRLSFDQAKPLDFIAVGRLCIDLNANETNRPMEETVTFTKYVGGSPANIAIGMARLGMKTGFIGRVADDQMGRFIVQYLKKNGIDTTSVVTDKSGSVTGLTFTEIKSPTDCSILMYRDNVADLKLEPNDVSEGYVKQAKALLISGTALAKSPSREAVFVALHYARKHNVTVFFDLDYRPYTWTSPEETAVYYRLAAEKCDVIIGTREEFDMVERFGVGDTPQRDDYVTARMWFDHHAKIVVIKHGQDGSISYTKDGGRYEGTVFPANVVKTFGAGDSYASAFIYGLMQGWEIERCMEFGSASAAIVISSHSCSDAMPTAEQIHKYIERCKKGEGVQ, translated from the coding sequence ATGCGTTTGTCATTTGACCAGGCGAAACCGCTGGACTTCATCGCGGTCGGTCGGTTGTGCATCGATCTCAACGCCAACGAAACCAATCGGCCGATGGAAGAGACGGTGACGTTTACGAAGTACGTCGGCGGCTCTCCCGCCAACATCGCCATCGGCATGGCCCGGTTGGGCATGAAGACGGGGTTCATCGGCCGGGTGGCGGACGACCAGATGGGCCGGTTTATTGTTCAGTACCTCAAGAAAAACGGGATTGACACGACCTCTGTCGTCACCGACAAATCGGGCAGCGTGACGGGACTCACATTCACCGAGATCAAAAGTCCAACAGACTGCAGCATCCTGATGTACCGGGACAACGTGGCCGACTTGAAGCTGGAACCGAACGACGTGAGCGAAGGTTATGTGAAGCAGGCGAAAGCGTTGCTCATCTCCGGCACGGCGCTGGCCAAAAGCCCGTCGCGCGAGGCGGTGTTTGTGGCTCTCCACTACGCGCGCAAGCACAACGTGACCGTGTTTTTCGACTTGGACTACCGACCATATACATGGACTTCGCCGGAGGAGACGGCGGTCTACTACCGCCTGGCCGCGGAGAAGTGCGATGTGATCATCGGGACTCGGGAAGAGTTTGACATGGTGGAGCGCTTCGGCGTCGGCGACACTCCACAGCGTGATGACTACGTGACGGCCCGTATGTGGTTTGACCATCACGCTAAGATCGTCGTGATCAAACACGGGCAGGATGGTTCCATCTCCTATACCAAAGACGGCGGACGGTACGAGGGTACCGTCTTTCCGGCCAACGTGGTGAAGACCTTCGGAGCCGGGGATTCTTATGCGTCTGCCTTTATCTACGGGTTGATGCAGGGTTGGGAGATCGAGCGCTGCATGGAGTTCGGCAGCGCTTCCGCCGCCATCGTGATCTCCAGTCACAGTTGCTCCGATGCGATGCCGACCGCCGAGCAAATTCACAAATACATCGAGAGGTGCAAGAAGGGAGAGGGTGTGCAATGA
- a CDS encoding CoA-acylating methylmalonate-semialdehyde dehydrogenase, with amino-acid sequence MTKTTSVARLKNFIGGEWVDSLSAKAESVPNPATEEILAYVPISIREDLDRAVKAAKEAFKTWSKTPVPRRARILFKFQQLLVEHWEELARLITMENGKSYKEAYGEVQRGIECVEFAAGVPTLMMGRQLPDIATNLESGMYRYPIGVVGGITPFNFPMMVPCWMFPLAIACGNTFVLKPSERTPLLTNRLAELFTEAGLPAGVLNVVHGGRDVVNGLLEHPDVKAISFVGSQPVGEYVYRTAAAHGKRVQALTGAKNHTIVMPDADLALAIREIINAAFGSAGERCMACSVVVAVGGIGDELVEKLVKAADEINLGNGLEDDVFLGPVIRDGHKERTVKYIELGEREGALLVRDGRKDAATCEKGYFIGPTIFDNVTPEMTIWKDEIFAPVLSIVRVDTLDDAIELANKSQFANGACIFTKDGSNARYFRENIDAGMLGVNLGVPAPMAFFPFSGWKNSFYGDLHANGHDGVEFYTRKKMVTARW; translated from the coding sequence ATGACCAAAACGACAAGCGTGGCGAGACTGAAAAACTTCATTGGAGGCGAGTGGGTGGATTCGCTTTCGGCCAAAGCGGAATCGGTTCCCAACCCGGCGACGGAAGAGATCCTCGCGTACGTGCCGATTTCCATCCGTGAAGATCTGGATCGTGCAGTGAAAGCGGCCAAAGAGGCCTTCAAAACCTGGAGCAAGACCCCCGTTCCGAGGCGGGCCCGCATCTTGTTCAAATTTCAACAGCTCCTTGTGGAACACTGGGAGGAGTTGGCCCGGCTCATCACGATGGAGAACGGCAAGAGCTACAAGGAAGCGTACGGCGAAGTGCAGCGTGGCATCGAGTGCGTTGAGTTCGCCGCCGGGGTGCCCACGCTGATGATGGGGCGGCAATTGCCGGACATCGCGACTAACCTGGAATCGGGCATGTACCGCTACCCGATCGGTGTGGTGGGCGGCATCACTCCGTTCAACTTTCCGATGATGGTGCCCTGCTGGATGTTCCCGCTTGCCATCGCTTGTGGAAACACGTTTGTGCTGAAGCCATCCGAGCGTACGCCGCTGTTGACCAATCGTCTGGCGGAGCTCTTTACCGAAGCGGGGCTGCCGGCCGGGGTGTTGAACGTGGTGCACGGAGGCCGTGACGTGGTCAACGGCCTGTTGGAACATCCCGACGTCAAAGCGATCTCGTTCGTCGGCTCGCAACCGGTCGGCGAGTACGTGTACAGGACGGCAGCAGCCCACGGCAAACGGGTGCAAGCGCTCACCGGAGCAAAAAACCACACGATCGTCATGCCTGACGCCGATTTGGCCCTCGCCATAAGGGAGATCATCAACGCCGCGTTCGGCTCGGCGGGCGAGCGCTGTATGGCCTGCTCCGTCGTGGTGGCAGTCGGCGGGATCGGCGATGAGTTGGTGGAGAAGCTGGTGAAAGCCGCCGACGAAATCAATTTGGGCAACGGTCTGGAGGATGATGTATTCCTTGGACCGGTCATCCGCGACGGCCACAAGGAGAGAACTGTGAAGTACATCGAACTTGGTGAGCGGGAAGGGGCTCTTTTGGTCCGCGATGGGCGCAAAGACGCAGCCACGTGCGAAAAAGGGTACTTCATCGGGCCAACCATCTTCGACAACGTCACACCGGAGATGACCATCTGGAAGGATGAAATCTTCGCCCCGGTGCTGTCGATCGTGCGAGTCGACACCCTGGACGATGCCATCGAACTGGCCAACAAGTCGCAGTTTGCCAACGGTGCCTGCATCTTTACAAAAGACGGAAGCAACGCCCGCTATTTTCGCGAAAACATCGACGCCGGCATGCTGGGCGTCAACCTCGGGGTCCCCGCTCCGATGGCGTTCTTCCCGTTCTCCGGTTGGAAGAACTCGTTTTACGGCGATTTACACGCCAACGGCCACGACGGCGTGGAGTTCTACACCCGTAAAAAAATGGTGACAGCGCGCTGGTAA
- the fba gene encoding class II fructose-1,6-bisphosphate aldolase, protein MPLVSLKDMLLKAADERYAVGHFNVNNLEFAQAILQAAEEERSPVILAVSEGYLPYLGGVRCAAAMIRALIEEYGITVPVAIHLDHGGSFAVCVKAMYAGFTSVMIDGSQHPLETNIAVTKRVVEAARALGVSVEAELGRIGGREDNLVVDEAAAMFAVPAECERFVRETGVDCLAPALGSVHGPYRGKPNLQFDRMGEIRRLTGVPLVLHGGTGLPPSDIRRAISHGTAKINVNTENQQAFTATVRNVLAERPDEYDPRRYLGPARETVKQAVRAKMREFGCSGRA, encoded by the coding sequence ATGCCCCTGGTCTCTTTGAAAGACATGCTTCTTAAGGCGGCAGATGAAAGGTACGCCGTCGGCCATTTTAACGTGAATAACCTGGAATTCGCCCAGGCCATCCTGCAAGCGGCCGAGGAGGAGCGTTCACCGGTGATTCTCGCGGTCAGCGAGGGGTATTTGCCGTACCTGGGCGGCGTCCGTTGCGCGGCTGCGATGATCCGGGCCCTGATCGAGGAGTACGGAATCACCGTACCGGTGGCGATCCACCTCGATCACGGGGGCTCGTTTGCCGTCTGCGTGAAGGCGATGTACGCCGGATTTACCTCCGTCATGATCGACGGGTCGCAACACCCGCTGGAGACGAACATCGCCGTGACCAAACGAGTCGTGGAAGCTGCCAGGGCTCTTGGCGTTTCGGTCGAAGCCGAGCTGGGGCGGATCGGGGGCCGGGAGGATAACCTCGTCGTCGACGAGGCAGCTGCGATGTTTGCCGTGCCCGCCGAGTGCGAGCGATTTGTTCGGGAGACAGGGGTGGACTGTTTGGCTCCCGCGCTTGGGTCGGTCCACGGTCCGTACCGGGGTAAACCCAACCTGCAGTTTGACCGTATGGGAGAAATTCGCAGGCTCACCGGGGTGCCGCTCGTTCTGCACGGCGGAACGGGACTGCCGCCGAGCGATATCCGCCGGGCCATCTCGCACGGGACGGCCAAGATCAACGTGAACACAGAGAACCAACAGGCCTTCACCGCCACGGTACGCAACGTGCTCGCTGAGCGGCCGGACGAATACGACCCCAGGCGCTATTTGGGGCCGGCCAGAGAAACGGTGAAGCAGGCGGTCAGAGCCAAGATGCGCGAGTTTGGCTGTTCCGGCCGGGCGTAA
- a CDS encoding LacI family DNA-binding transcriptional regulator produces MKPTIYDVARIASVSIATVSKVINGKGNISDKTRQKVLNVMKELQYQPNVLASALTGKRTYTIGLLLPDISNPFFAEIARAVEDRGGELGFNVMICSTDNNDAKVEKYISLLRQKSVDGIIIGTGVQDQEILASIATEGFPLALIARDMPSLAVDTVLVDDFVGGYLATKHLLDLGHRRIAVVTENLKVSSSRDRLRGYRQALEDKGICYDETLIKTTDFSIADGKKKALELFEAELLPTAVFACNDLLAIGVMQAAKERGLRVPADLSVVGFDNTILATITDPMLTTVAQPIEHMGKQVVDLLVQQMTQEPRTKQRVILRPELIIRNSTNVPKA; encoded by the coding sequence ATGAAACCGACCATATACGATGTGGCCCGGATCGCGAGCGTATCCATCGCCACCGTATCCAAGGTAATCAACGGCAAAGGCAACATCAGTGACAAAACGAGACAAAAAGTTCTGAACGTGATGAAAGAGCTGCAATATCAACCCAACGTGCTTGCTTCCGCTTTGACAGGCAAGCGGACGTATACCATTGGTCTGTTGCTTCCGGACATTTCCAACCCGTTTTTTGCGGAGATCGCACGAGCGGTGGAAGACCGGGGGGGAGAGTTGGGCTTCAACGTGATGATATGCAGCACCGATAATAACGATGCGAAGGTTGAGAAGTATATTTCACTGCTCCGCCAAAAAAGCGTGGACGGTATTATCATCGGTACCGGGGTACAGGACCAAGAAATCTTGGCATCGATCGCGACGGAAGGATTTCCTCTTGCGCTCATCGCCAGGGATATGCCTTCGCTGGCGGTAGATACCGTATTGGTGGACGATTTTGTCGGAGGGTATCTGGCCACGAAGCACTTGTTGGATCTGGGGCACAGGCGCATCGCCGTCGTGACGGAAAATCTGAAAGTATCGTCCAGCCGCGATCGTTTGCGTGGGTACCGTCAAGCCCTTGAAGACAAGGGGATTTGTTATGATGAAACACTCATCAAAACAACGGACTTCAGCATTGCAGACGGAAAGAAAAAGGCATTGGAACTATTTGAAGCAGAGCTTCTGCCAACGGCCGTCTTCGCTTGCAACGACCTCTTGGCCATCGGCGTAATGCAAGCGGCGAAAGAACGGGGGCTGCGGGTTCCTGCGGACCTTTCGGTGGTTGGTTTTGACAACACGATCCTGGCCACCATTACCGACCCGATGCTCACCACGGTCGCCCAGCCTATCGAGCATATGGGCAAACAGGTGGTCGACCTGCTGGTTCAACAAATGACTCAGGAACCTCGGACCAAACAGCGAGTGATTCTGCGTCCCGAATTAATCATTCGCAATTCTACCAATGTGCCAAAAGCCTGA
- the steA gene encoding putative cytokinetic ring protein SteA, whose product MIGKIVVDSITKRLLQRINSSSIAVLNHADLDELAAYQLKRKRPIAVINFKPTLSGKFPAKGGVILLEAGIPVFDCLEHQEYFPLLKDGMQVSISSGRSLTMRVEDLHLTLPLRMVTLTEAETKWKEGTKNLDQTFLPFAKNTLYYAMQEIKDFAKPLPPLSLTIRMEGRPVIIVVRGKGATEELQFLLPMVRKMNPVFIGVDGGADLLLQQRVIPDIVIGDMDSITDLALQKGRERILHAYMNGFAPGKNRLEELNYPYHLLPYKGMSEDIALLLAYQHGASSIYLVGSHSHMLDFLEKGRMGMGSTVLTRMKVGHLLIDMKGLYPLLHQRKNRKKFQLLLAFTSLPLLFLLLAAGFQLPLSSIWHDLTAWFLQVLSASSSS is encoded by the coding sequence ATGATCGGGAAGATTGTGGTCGATTCGATAACCAAACGACTCCTCCAGAGAATAAACTCCTCTTCAATCGCAGTGCTAAATCACGCTGACTTAGATGAATTAGCCGCATATCAATTAAAAAGGAAAAGACCCATTGCGGTCATCAATTTTAAACCCACCCTGTCAGGGAAATTCCCTGCCAAAGGAGGGGTGATCCTCCTTGAAGCAGGAATTCCCGTTTTTGATTGTCTCGAACATCAGGAATATTTCCCCTTACTAAAGGATGGAATGCAGGTATCCATATCAAGCGGAAGGTCCCTAACGATGAGGGTTGAGGATCTCCATCTGACCCTTCCTTTACGAATGGTGACGTTAACGGAAGCGGAAACAAAATGGAAAGAAGGGACGAAGAATTTAGATCAGACCTTCCTCCCCTTTGCTAAAAATACGCTTTATTATGCAATGCAAGAAATAAAGGACTTTGCCAAGCCGCTTCCTCCCCTTTCCTTAACCATTCGGATGGAAGGAAGGCCGGTGATCATCGTGGTACGGGGGAAAGGGGCTACGGAAGAACTTCAATTCCTTCTCCCTATGGTGAGAAAGATGAATCCTGTTTTCATCGGCGTGGACGGAGGGGCAGATCTCCTCCTTCAACAAAGAGTCATTCCCGACATCGTCATCGGGGATATGGATAGCATCACTGATCTTGCTTTGCAAAAGGGGAGAGAGCGAATTCTCCATGCCTACATGAACGGCTTTGCACCGGGAAAAAACCGCTTAGAGGAACTCAATTATCCGTACCATCTTCTCCCCTATAAAGGGATGAGTGAGGATATCGCTCTGCTTCTGGCTTATCAGCATGGCGCTTCCTCCATTTACTTGGTGGGTTCCCATTCCCATATGCTTGATTTTTTGGAAAAAGGGAGGATGGGAATGGGAAGCACCGTTCTCACTCGTATGAAAGTTGGACATCTTCTCATCGACATGAAAGGGCTCTATCCGCTCCTTCATCAGAGAAAAAACCGGAAGAAGTTTCAACTCTTGCTCGCCTTCACTTCTCTTCCTCTTCTGTTTCTCCTCTTGGCTGCAGGATTCCAATTGCCCTTAAGCAGCATTTGGCATGACCTTACCGCTTGGTTCCTTCAGGTTCTATCTGCCTCTTCATCTTCCTAA
- a CDS encoding glycosyltransferase family 2 protein, with protein sequence MISVVIPAYNEVEILPQTLSSLEGIPFWDELLVIDDGSTDGTRFLSLPPKGRWLRHEKNLGKGKALETGLKEAKGELLLLLDADLGKSAMYAKQLISPILHDKADVTIAKWPSKGKDSGFGVVKGVAKWGIYALTRHMLDEPLSGQRCYHRRVLPYLTFKGAGFGIEVSMDIDLLRAEARLAWIELPFTHRGRGRGIDGFWHRGKQGIHILKTLIQHANEEK encoded by the coding sequence ATGATATCGGTTGTCATTCCCGCCTACAACGAGGTGGAAATTCTCCCGCAAACGCTCTCGAGCCTTGAGGGCATCCCGTTCTGGGATGAGCTTTTGGTTATTGATGATGGGAGCACGGACGGAACCCGATTTCTTTCCCTCCCTCCAAAGGGAAGATGGCTCCGCCATGAGAAAAATTTAGGGAAAGGAAAGGCGTTGGAAACGGGGTTAAAAGAGGCGAAGGGAGAGCTTCTTCTCCTCCTGGATGCTGATTTAGGGAAAAGTGCAATGTATGCGAAACAACTGATTTCCCCCATTTTGCATGATAAGGCAGATGTAACGATCGCCAAATGGCCGTCTAAAGGGAAGGACTCCGGGTTTGGAGTGGTCAAAGGGGTGGCAAAATGGGGGATTTATGCTTTAACCCGTCACATGCTGGACGAACCCTTATCCGGCCAACGATGTTACCATCGGCGGGTTCTCCCTTATTTAACCTTTAAAGGAGCAGGTTTTGGGATCGAAGTTTCCATGGATATCGATTTACTGCGAGCCGAGGCCAGATTAGCCTGGATTGAGCTCCCATTTACGCACCGGGGGAGGGGCAGGGGGATCGACGGATTCTGGCACAGAGGGAAGCAAGGGATCCATATTCTAAAAACCTTAATTCAACACGCAAATGAAGAAAAATAG
- a CDS encoding DUF2627 family protein, protein MRLDRLIALLLILIPGLVAAFGWNLMKTSLIDSLADRHFPLFQFIGGLLLFAVGVFYLAGYIFYKDGKRRYLQPKFLKVYQKKNQKKAE, encoded by the coding sequence ATGAGATTGGATCGATTGATCGCTCTTCTTCTCATACTAATTCCCGGGCTTGTGGCAGCTTTTGGATGGAACCTGATGAAAACGAGCCTAATTGATTCTCTTGCCGATCGGCATTTCCCTCTCTTTCAATTTATCGGGGGACTCCTTCTATTTGCCGTCGGAGTTTTTTATCTAGCGGGATATATTTTCTATAAAGATGGGAAGCGGAGATACTTGCAACCGAAATTCCTTAAAGTTTACCAAAAAAAGAACCAAAAAAAGGCGGAGTAG